One genomic segment of Calonectris borealis chromosome 18, bCalBor7.hap1.2, whole genome shotgun sequence includes these proteins:
- the RSRC2 gene encoding arginine/serine-rich coiled-coil protein 2 isoform X1, with product MAGSDTERDGVAPEKSSPEREKKKEQSDASSSPRTSKHHYSRSRSRSRERRRKSDTEGRKHRSRSRSKEARRHESKEKSSKKHKSEDHNDKEHSSDKGRDSLNSSENGEDRHKRKERKSSRGRSHSRSRSRERRHRSRSRDRKKSRSRSRERKRRIRSRSRSRSRHRHRSRSKSRTRSRSRERKKRIEKPRRFSRSHSRSPSPPPFRGRNTAMDAQEALARRLERAKKLQEQREKEMVEKQKQQEMAAAAAATGGSVINVAALLASGTQVTPQIAMAAQMAALQAKALAETGIAVPSYYNPAAVNPMKFAEQEKKRKMLWQGKKEGDKSQSAEIWEKLNFGNKDQNVKFRKLMGIKSEDEAGCSSVDEESYKTLKQQEEVFRNLDAQYEMARSQTHTQRGMGLGFTSSMRGMDAV from the exons ATGGCG GGTAGTGATACAGAACGAGATGGAGTAGCCCCAGAAAAGTCCTctccagaaagagagaagaaaaaggaacaatcAGATGCCTCTAGTTCTCCCAGAACATCAAAGCATCATTATTCAAGATCACGCTCACGGTCAAGGGAAAGAAGACGGAAGTCAG atactgaaggaagaaaacacagaagccGGAGCAGAAGCAAAGAG GCAAGAAGACATGAATCCAAAGAGAAGTCCTCAAAGAAGCACAAATCTGAAGACCACAATGACAAAGAACATTCTTCTGACAAGGGAAGAGATAGCCTAAATTCATCTGAAAATGGTGAGGATAGACATAAACGCAAAGAGAGAAAATCATCAAGAGGGAGGAGTCATTCAAGATCCAGGTCTCGTGAAAG ACGTCATCGTAGTAGAAGTCGTGATAGGAAAAAATCCCGATCtcgcagcagagagagaaaacgACGTATAAGATCTCGTTCTAGATCAAGATCTAGACACAGACATAGAAGTAGAAGTAAAAGCAGAACTAGGAGTAGAAGCAG AGAGCGAAAGAAAAGAATTGAAAAGCCCCGAAGGTTCAGCAGGAGTCATAGCCGAAGTCCAAGTCCGCCACCTTTTCGGGGACGAAATACAGCTATGGATGCACAGGAAGCATTAGCCAGAAG ACTGGAAAGAGCAaagaaactgcaagaacagagagagaaagaaatggttGAAAAACAGAAGCAACAGGAGATGGCTGCAG CGGCTGCAGCCACTGGAGGTTCCGTTATTAATGTTGCTGCTCTTCTGGCATCGGGAACACAAGTAACTCCTCAAATAGCAATGGCAGCTCAAATGGCAGCACTACAAGCAAAAGCACTAGCAGAGACTGGAATAGCTGTACCTAGCTATTATAACCCAGCAGCAGTGAATCCAATGAAATTTGCTGAGCAAGAGAAGAAGCGGAAGATGCTTTGGCAAGGCAAAAAGGAAGGG GATAAATCACAGTCTGCAGAAAtatgggaaaaattaaattttggaaACAAGGACCAAAATGTCAAATTCAGAAAACTGATGGGCATTAAG AGTGAGGATGAAGCTGGCTGTAGTTCAGTTGATGAAGAGAGTTACAAAACGCTGAAACAACAGGAGGAGGTTTTCAGAAATCTAGATGCACAGTACGAAATGGCAAGATCACAGACTCATACGCAAAGAGGAATGGGATTGGGGTTTACGTCTTCAATGCGAGGAATGGatgcagtttga
- the RSRC2 gene encoding arginine/serine-rich coiled-coil protein 2 isoform X2, whose amino-acid sequence MAGSDTERDGVAPEKSSPEREKKKEQSDASSSPRTSKHHYSRSRSRSRERRRKSDTEGRKHRSRSRSKEARRHESKEKSSKKHKSEDHNDKEHSSDKGRDSLNSSENGEDRHKRKERKSSRGRSHSRSRSRERRHRSRSRDRKKSRSRSRERKRRIRSRSRSRSRHRHRSRSKSRTRSRSRERKKRIEKPRRFSRSHSRSPSPPPFRGRNTAMDAQEALARRLERAKKLQEQREKEMVEKQKQQEMAAAAAATGGSVINVAALLASGTQVTPQIAMAAQMAALQAKALAETGIAVPSYYNPAAVNPMKFAEQEKKRKMLWQGKKEGDKSQSAEIWEKLNFGNKDQNVKFRKLMGIKSEDEAGCSSVDEESYKTLKQQEEVFRNLDAQYEMARSQTHTQRGMGLGFTSSMRGMDAV is encoded by the exons ATGGCT GGTAGTGATACAGAACGAGATGGAGTAGCCCCAGAAAAGTCCTctccagaaagagagaagaaaaaggaacaatcAGATGCCTCTAGTTCTCCCAGAACATCAAAGCATCATTATTCAAGATCACGCTCACGGTCAAGGGAAAGAAGACGGAAGTCAG atactgaaggaagaaaacacagaagccGGAGCAGAAGCAAAGAG GCAAGAAGACATGAATCCAAAGAGAAGTCCTCAAAGAAGCACAAATCTGAAGACCACAATGACAAAGAACATTCTTCTGACAAGGGAAGAGATAGCCTAAATTCATCTGAAAATGGTGAGGATAGACATAAACGCAAAGAGAGAAAATCATCAAGAGGGAGGAGTCATTCAAGATCCAGGTCTCGTGAAAG ACGTCATCGTAGTAGAAGTCGTGATAGGAAAAAATCCCGATCtcgcagcagagagagaaaacgACGTATAAGATCTCGTTCTAGATCAAGATCTAGACACAGACATAGAAGTAGAAGTAAAAGCAGAACTAGGAGTAGAAGCAG AGAGCGAAAGAAAAGAATTGAAAAGCCCCGAAGGTTCAGCAGGAGTCATAGCCGAAGTCCAAGTCCGCCACCTTTTCGGGGACGAAATACAGCTATGGATGCACAGGAAGCATTAGCCAGAAG ACTGGAAAGAGCAaagaaactgcaagaacagagagagaaagaaatggttGAAAAACAGAAGCAACAGGAGATGGCTGCAG CGGCTGCAGCCACTGGAGGTTCCGTTATTAATGTTGCTGCTCTTCTGGCATCGGGAACACAAGTAACTCCTCAAATAGCAATGGCAGCTCAAATGGCAGCACTACAAGCAAAAGCACTAGCAGAGACTGGAATAGCTGTACCTAGCTATTATAACCCAGCAGCAGTGAATCCAATGAAATTTGCTGAGCAAGAGAAGAAGCGGAAGATGCTTTGGCAAGGCAAAAAGGAAGGG GATAAATCACAGTCTGCAGAAAtatgggaaaaattaaattttggaaACAAGGACCAAAATGTCAAATTCAGAAAACTGATGGGCATTAAG AGTGAGGATGAAGCTGGCTGTAGTTCAGTTGATGAAGAGAGTTACAAAACGCTGAAACAACAGGAGGAGGTTTTCAGAAATCTAGATGCACAGTACGAAATGGCAAGATCACAGACTCATACGCAAAGAGGAATGGGATTGGGGTTTACGTCTTCAATGCGAGGAATGGatgcagtttga
- the RSRC2 gene encoding arginine/serine-rich coiled-coil protein 2 isoform X3, with translation MPLVLPEHQSIIIQDHAHGQGKEDGSQILKEENTEAGAEAKRTNFFLKQARRHESKEKSSKKHKSEDHNDKEHSSDKGRDSLNSSENGEDRHKRKERKSSRGRSHSRSRSRERRHRSRSRDRKKSRSRSRERKRRIRSRSRSRSRHRHRSRSKSRTRSRSRERKKRIEKPRRFSRSHSRSPSPPPFRGRNTAMDAQEALARRLERAKKLQEQREKEMVEKQKQQEMAAAAAATGGSVINVAALLASGTQVTPQIAMAAQMAALQAKALAETGIAVPSYYNPAAVNPMKFAEQEKKRKMLWQGKKEGDKSQSAEIWEKLNFGNKDQNVKFRKLMGIKSEDEAGCSSVDEESYKTLKQQEEVFRNLDAQYEMARSQTHTQRGMGLGFTSSMRGMDAV, from the exons ATGCCTCTAGTTCTCCCAGAACATCAAAGCATCATTATTCAAGATCACGCTCACGGTCAAGGGAAAGAAGACGGAAGTCAG atactgaaggaagaaaacacagaagccGGAGCAGAAGCAAAGAG AACCAACTTCTTCTTAAAACAGGCAAGAAGACATGAATCCAAAGAGAAGTCCTCAAAGAAGCACAAATCTGAAGACCACAATGACAAAGAACATTCTTCTGACAAGGGAAGAGATAGCCTAAATTCATCTGAAAATGGTGAGGATAGACATAAACGCAAAGAGAGAAAATCATCAAGAGGGAGGAGTCATTCAAGATCCAGGTCTCGTGAAAG ACGTCATCGTAGTAGAAGTCGTGATAGGAAAAAATCCCGATCtcgcagcagagagagaaaacgACGTATAAGATCTCGTTCTAGATCAAGATCTAGACACAGACATAGAAGTAGAAGTAAAAGCAGAACTAGGAGTAGAAGCAG AGAGCGAAAGAAAAGAATTGAAAAGCCCCGAAGGTTCAGCAGGAGTCATAGCCGAAGTCCAAGTCCGCCACCTTTTCGGGGACGAAATACAGCTATGGATGCACAGGAAGCATTAGCCAGAAG ACTGGAAAGAGCAaagaaactgcaagaacagagagagaaagaaatggttGAAAAACAGAAGCAACAGGAGATGGCTGCAG CGGCTGCAGCCACTGGAGGTTCCGTTATTAATGTTGCTGCTCTTCTGGCATCGGGAACACAAGTAACTCCTCAAATAGCAATGGCAGCTCAAATGGCAGCACTACAAGCAAAAGCACTAGCAGAGACTGGAATAGCTGTACCTAGCTATTATAACCCAGCAGCAGTGAATCCAATGAAATTTGCTGAGCAAGAGAAGAAGCGGAAGATGCTTTGGCAAGGCAAAAAGGAAGGG GATAAATCACAGTCTGCAGAAAtatgggaaaaattaaattttggaaACAAGGACCAAAATGTCAAATTCAGAAAACTGATGGGCATTAAG AGTGAGGATGAAGCTGGCTGTAGTTCAGTTGATGAAGAGAGTTACAAAACGCTGAAACAACAGGAGGAGGTTTTCAGAAATCTAGATGCACAGTACGAAATGGCAAGATCACAGACTCATACGCAAAGAGGAATGGGATTGGGGTTTACGTCTTCAATGCGAGGAATGGatgcagtttga
- the RSRC2 gene encoding arginine/serine-rich coiled-coil protein 2 isoform X4 produces MIRTNFFLKQARRHESKEKSSKKHKSEDHNDKEHSSDKGRDSLNSSENGEDRHKRKERKSSRGRSHSRSRSRERRHRSRSRDRKKSRSRSRERKRRIRSRSRSRSRHRHRSRSKSRTRSRSRERKKRIEKPRRFSRSHSRSPSPPPFRGRNTAMDAQEALARRLERAKKLQEQREKEMVEKQKQQEMAAAAAATGGSVINVAALLASGTQVTPQIAMAAQMAALQAKALAETGIAVPSYYNPAAVNPMKFAEQEKKRKMLWQGKKEGDKSQSAEIWEKLNFGNKDQNVKFRKLMGIKSEDEAGCSSVDEESYKTLKQQEEVFRNLDAQYEMARSQTHTQRGMGLGFTSSMRGMDAV; encoded by the exons ATGATAAG AACCAACTTCTTCTTAAAACAGGCAAGAAGACATGAATCCAAAGAGAAGTCCTCAAAGAAGCACAAATCTGAAGACCACAATGACAAAGAACATTCTTCTGACAAGGGAAGAGATAGCCTAAATTCATCTGAAAATGGTGAGGATAGACATAAACGCAAAGAGAGAAAATCATCAAGAGGGAGGAGTCATTCAAGATCCAGGTCTCGTGAAAG ACGTCATCGTAGTAGAAGTCGTGATAGGAAAAAATCCCGATCtcgcagcagagagagaaaacgACGTATAAGATCTCGTTCTAGATCAAGATCTAGACACAGACATAGAAGTAGAAGTAAAAGCAGAACTAGGAGTAGAAGCAG AGAGCGAAAGAAAAGAATTGAAAAGCCCCGAAGGTTCAGCAGGAGTCATAGCCGAAGTCCAAGTCCGCCACCTTTTCGGGGACGAAATACAGCTATGGATGCACAGGAAGCATTAGCCAGAAG ACTGGAAAGAGCAaagaaactgcaagaacagagagagaaagaaatggttGAAAAACAGAAGCAACAGGAGATGGCTGCAG CGGCTGCAGCCACTGGAGGTTCCGTTATTAATGTTGCTGCTCTTCTGGCATCGGGAACACAAGTAACTCCTCAAATAGCAATGGCAGCTCAAATGGCAGCACTACAAGCAAAAGCACTAGCAGAGACTGGAATAGCTGTACCTAGCTATTATAACCCAGCAGCAGTGAATCCAATGAAATTTGCTGAGCAAGAGAAGAAGCGGAAGATGCTTTGGCAAGGCAAAAAGGAAGGG GATAAATCACAGTCTGCAGAAAtatgggaaaaattaaattttggaaACAAGGACCAAAATGTCAAATTCAGAAAACTGATGGGCATTAAG AGTGAGGATGAAGCTGGCTGTAGTTCAGTTGATGAAGAGAGTTACAAAACGCTGAAACAACAGGAGGAGGTTTTCAGAAATCTAGATGCACAGTACGAAATGGCAAGATCACAGACTCATACGCAAAGAGGAATGGGATTGGGGTTTACGTCTTCAATGCGAGGAATGGatgcagtttga